GGTCTCCAGATCATGGGCGGACCATATCAGAGCGACGGGTCGGCCGCACGCCACTGCCCGGGAGCAAGATCGTCCAGTTGCCACGGGCCGACCGAGATGCGTACGAGCCGCAGCGTGGGGTATCCGACGGCGGCCGTCATGCGCCGCACCTGGCGATTGCGTCCCTCGCGGAGAACGATCTCCAGCCAGGAGGTGGGGATTGCGCGCCGGTAGCGAATGGGAGGATCGCGCGGCCACAGCTGTGGTTCTGCGTCCAGGACGCGCGCCTCGGCAGGTCGTGTTATTCGGCCGTCGAGCTCAACCCCGTGGCGCAGTCTCTGGAGAGCGACATCGTCCGGCTGTCCCTCGACCTGGACCCAGTATGTCTTTGCCAGCTTGTGTTCGGGATCGCTGATTCGATGTTGCAGACTTCCGTCGTTGGTCAGAATGACCAGGCCCTCGCTATCCCGGTCCAGACGGCCGGCGGGGTAGACATCTCGCACCGGCAGGATGTCCGCCAGGGTCGCGCGGGCCTCGCTGTCCGTGAATTGGCACAGGGTGCCAAAGGGCTTGTTCAGGAGAATCAGACGTGCGGGTTCGCGGCGACGGGATGGTCGTCTGCTGCGATTCCGTCTGGATCTGATGTTACTATCCGCCAAGGTTCACCGGGCCGCCGCGCGGCCGCTTTTCCGAGTCATCCTTTTATAGTGGAGTTTGAAATGTCCTTCGACAAGATCGTGGTTCCGGCCGACGGCGAGCAGATTTCCGTGCGTGACGGCGCGTTGCAAGTGCCCGAGCGGCCCATCATTCCCTTCATCGAGGGAGACGGTACCGGGATCGATATCACGCCTGTGATGCGCAAGGTCGTGGATGCCGCGGTGGACAAGGCCTATGAAGGAAAGCGCAAGATCGCCTGGATGGAGATCTATGCCGGAGAGAAGGCGACCCGCGTGTATGGCGAGGGCGTATGGTTGCCGGATGAGACCATGACGGCGGTGCGCGACTATGTGGTTTCCATCAAGGGACCGCTGACCACACCCGTGGGCGGGGGGATACGTTCACTCAACGTAGCCCTGCGCCAGGACCTGGACCTGTATGTGTGTCTGCGGCCGGTGCGTTATTTCACAGGCACCCCGAGCCCGGTGAAGGAGCCCGAGAAGACCGACATGGTGATCTTTCGCGAGAACTCGGAAGACATCTATGCCGGCATTGAATGGGCCGCCGGGACACCGGAGGTAGAAAAGCTAATCGAATTCCTCCAGGGAGAGCTGGGAGTACGCAAGATCCGCTTCCCGGAGACTTCCGGGATCGGGATCAAACCCGTTTCCCGCGAAGGGACACGACGGCTGGTGCGCAGGGCGATCGAGTACGCGATTGCGAACCATCGATCATCGGTGACCCTGGTGCACAAGGGAAACATCATGAAATTCACCGAGGGCGCTTTCAAGAACTGGGGTTATGAGCTGGCGAAAGAGGAATTCGGAGCCGAGGAGATCGATGCTGGCCCGTGGTGCCGTATGCGCCACCCCGAGACCGGTGCCGAGATCATCATCAAGGATGTGATTGCCGATGCCTTCCTGCAACAGATCCTTTTGCGTCCCGAGGAGTACAGCGTGGTCGCCACGCTCAATTTGAACGGCGACTATATCTCCGACGCCCTGGCGGCCCAGGTCGGAGGCATTGGTATCGCGCCGGGAGCCAATCTGTCGGACTCGGTGGCCATGTTCGAAGCCACTCACGGCACCGCACCCAAATACGCGGGCAAGGACCAGGTCAACCCCGGTTCGCTGATCCTGTCGGCGGAGATGATGTTGCGGCACCTGGGCTGGATCGAGGCGGCCGATGCCATCATCCGTGGAATGCAAGGGGCGATCCAGGCGAAGACGGTGACCTATGACCTGGCGCGCCTGCTGCCCGATGCCACAAAGCTGAGTTGCTCGGGCTTTGGTGATGCCGTGATTGCGCACATGTAAGGCGATGGCGGACGACCAGAAAAAACCCGGCCGGGGCCGGGTTCTGGAAGTCGGGTTCGTGGTACGTCCTAGTCTTTCGCGCTGGCCTGTATGTTGTAGGCCTGCGGACCTTTCGGCCCCTGTTGCACTTCGTACTCAACAGCCTGGCCTTCCTTCAGGGTCTTGAAACCGTCCATCTGGATTGCCGAGAAGTGCGCGAAGACATCTGCGCCGCCATCGCTGGGCGAGATAAAGCCATAGCCCTTCGTGGCGCTAAACCACTTTACGGTACCTGTTGCCATCATACTTCCTCCCACTGCCTAGCCTGGTGTTTCAGCATCGACGCACC
This is a stretch of genomic DNA from Acidiferrobacteraceae bacterium. It encodes these proteins:
- a CDS encoding cold-shock protein; this translates as MATGTVKWFSATKGYGFISPSDGGADVFAHFSAIQMDGFKTLKEGQAVEYEVQQGPKGPQAYNIQASAKD
- a CDS encoding pseudouridine synthase, with the protein product MADSNIRSRRNRSRRPSRRREPARLILLNKPFGTLCQFTDSEARATLADILPVRDVYPAGRLDRDSEGLVILTNDGSLQHRISDPEHKLAKTYWVQVEGQPDDVALQRLRHGVELDGRITRPAEARVLDAEPQLWPRDPPIRYRRAIPTSWLEIVLREGRNRQVRRMTAAVGYPTLRLVRISVGPWQLDDLAPGQWRAADPSL
- the icd gene encoding NADP-dependent isocitrate dehydrogenase; translation: MSFDKIVVPADGEQISVRDGALQVPERPIIPFIEGDGTGIDITPVMRKVVDAAVDKAYEGKRKIAWMEIYAGEKATRVYGEGVWLPDETMTAVRDYVVSIKGPLTTPVGGGIRSLNVALRQDLDLYVCLRPVRYFTGTPSPVKEPEKTDMVIFRENSEDIYAGIEWAAGTPEVEKLIEFLQGELGVRKIRFPETSGIGIKPVSREGTRRLVRRAIEYAIANHRSSVTLVHKGNIMKFTEGAFKNWGYELAKEEFGAEEIDAGPWCRMRHPETGAEIIIKDVIADAFLQQILLRPEEYSVVATLNLNGDYISDALAAQVGGIGIAPGANLSDSVAMFEATHGTAPKYAGKDQVNPGSLILSAEMMLRHLGWIEAADAIIRGMQGAIQAKTVTYDLARLLPDATKLSCSGFGDAVIAHM